The Mastacembelus armatus chromosome 13, fMasArm1.2, whole genome shotgun sequence DNA segment GCCTGTAAAACATTTCTCCAAGCTCTACACTGTGAGATGCTGACACTGTCTGCTGCTATCAACACTGAGTATCAAGTCTGTCATGTAAAGAATTTTAACATAATCACTAATGTCCTTTCAGTGACACTTAActtcatatttgttgttgtttgctgaAAGGTTGTATGACTGATGTCATAAGGATTAGATAGGAATGCAGGAATGCCTCTTATCACTGGACAGGCAGGTATAAGAGCTCTCCCTACAGACACTGCAGACAAAGCCTCCTGGTTACAAATCAGATGTGAAGGACACTTTTGTATGAGGAGAAATTGGTAAGAACATTATCATTTTAGTAATAGTTATACTAACCGACACAATTAGagtgaatattaaatatttacaccAATATGTGTGTCTTATTTGAGACCTGAAACAGGATAATTATTGGATATGGAGAAATATAGGCTATTTATGCAGAATGGTAGTTGTGTTCACAATCAACATTATAATATTGCATTAACTATATTACAGCTCCTGCAATGTATTAGGTTATGTACTTTTTTCGTTCCATAAGAAATATATGAACATGTATGTGAGTAGGGCAATATAGGCAGCACTTTAAAAATTTTGGGTTAGACACAGGTAAAAAAGATCAATCAGAATTTATTTCTTCTTTGCTGTTAAATCATTTCAGAACTGCACAACCCGAAGTCTAGACACTGGACTGAACTAAACTAAACAGAAAGTGTGTAGAAGGTAGGTTAAACTAACTCCAACCAGAATCAATGATTCTAGATATAGAATGATTTAATGCAAGTGATACATTATTAAATCTTTTTTGCCCTGCAATTTGGTAGCAAGATTGATGGCAATTCAAAAACTTTGTCTTCCCTGGCTCTGACAGTGACAATAATTTCACTCCAGCTGGCTCGGAGATTGGATTTATTTGCAATTTCTGGAGTgatctttatattttaaaaaattcagcAGTGATATGGGCTTCAGAGAAGTCACTTTTTCATTCATACTAATGTGGCATATAATGAATGATGATTTTGATCTCCCAAAGATGATGGAGCATGTGGCAAAATGGAAAAGAGATGCTCATATGCATTTTGGGCAGAGAGGTTTAATTTGAACACTGCATCATTTACAGTTTCCACCCAGCTCAAAACATAAGATGAATCCAGGAAATGCACTGTATAGACAATGTATCTGGACATGTATACATGTAGAGGAATAAATATGTGAAGGAAACCTAAAGGTTTTTTGATTTCTACGCTTTATTTCCCTTTTCCCTTTTCCAAATGTTTATTGGTTGCCTCACTGTTGGATGTAAAGGGACTGAATGTTTCCTTATGTGGATATAACATGCAGATATTTTCCATATATCATGGATCTAAGTTTGGATGGATCTCTAATGTTTAGTTATTGTAGCCGCTGTGTATTGTTAGAATAGTACCTGTATAGTAATTGCATAGTCCATCCATCAACTATAGCATTTATAGTAGGTCCATCTTGATTAGCTATAACAGTAAAATGCTACTTACACTTGCATTGGTACAAACTTTATTTCTAATAGCTGCATAATAGCAATAGTCCAGCTTTGGAAAAGTGAGGCATGTTTACTGTTCATACCTAGGAAGTAGCCAAAACTAAGCTAAATCTAAAGAGAGTGGTAAAACTAAGTGGCCATCACTTTATTGTTGAACTGTCAGTGGTGTATTCTAGCTTTCCAACAGTCTCCAGACAATGCTCAAACTGTCACCCATCAGGTTTTATTGCAGTGAAAAGCAAAGAAGAGAGTCTTGCTTCACTGAAGCATTTCGTAAAGCTAAAAGTCAGGACAAACCTGTCTCCTCCGTACTTTCCACAAATAGCAGTCCACTGAAGCAGCAGGGTGACACATATCTCAATCTGTTCTTAAGTAAGATGGcagaggggttttttttttttttttttttttttttggcaaatagACTCTATGTGGTATGAATAGTATTAGGACAGAGAAGCTTACTGGTATGCTTGACTGTGTTCTGCTGCCTTTAGTATGCCAGTAACGATTGTGTTATGAATTTTAATCACAGGGTTACAAACAACACTTCACCATAGTGATGTGGCCTgccagagaagaaaaactcatTTAATACAGAGACGAGAGACAATCAACTGGATTTATCATGTCATTCAAATCTGCTAGGAGGCTAACCAGCAAGAGGAAAAGtatgtttatttacttatttatttttgttttgttttccagggGTTGTGATGTTACAGAAAGTTAgttaaatgactttttttttcagctcatCTAAATATCTTGTGAATATTAATTAGTAAAATTGCTGCAGTTTTGTCTGCAGGTGAGATCCTGAGCTGAAATGTAATGGCTAGTGGGCTAAAGGGATAAATAGAAATACACCTGCTAATgttatgctttttaaaatgttctttaaatCCATAATCAAGCTATTAATACTTTTCCTTCTAGCTTTGTTATCATTATCTATGAACTGTCATATACACTTGAGAACCCTTGTGTTTATGAAACGTAGTCTAAGGTAAGAACTTAAAACTAAATCACAAATTAGTGCAATTTCTATTTATAATTTAGTCTAACTTTTAACAAAAACGATCGATACCACAACTAAGGTGAGActcttgagcaaggcaccgaacccccaactgctccccgggcgctgcagcaatggctgaccactgctccgggtgtgtgttcacggtgtgtgtgttcactgctgtgtgtgtgcacctgggtgggttaaatgcagagtggaatttcccagtttgagATGAATAAAGTAAATTCTTAATCTTAATGTTAATCTATCTAACTAATGCAGCTAATCTATAGCCTAAATTATTGCctttcctttctgtgttttttctccctTAAATCAGAACCTCCAAAAGACAATGCTCAGGTAGAGGTTTTAAATAAACTGGGCCTGGAGACCTTCTGGACCACACCACTGGACCCAGCATCTATGCTGGACATCAGCACTTGGACTCTGGAGAACAAAGCTCCTCAAGACCCCAAGGATCTACCAAATGCTTTCCTTCAACGTCTTTGGATGCTGAGTCCAGATGCCCGGAGTTCTTGCTGCAAGCCACCTTATGATGTTCAGAATGATGCGAACAAATCATCTGAAGAGAAGGTCAATCATGTTGGAGAAGAAAGTCAGTATGCCATCCATCCTCTTGATCTAGTTACAGCGGTCTTTATGTCTTCCAACACTTTCCTTCAGCAAGAGATGACAATGCGCATGGTGCAATGCCAGTTTGCAGTGCCCCTAGTCCTTCCAAACATAGATCCAGAAGAACCCAGTCACTTCCTTCTGTGGCCCATGAGAGGTGTTTTGAGCCAGTGGAGATCTCATTTTCCAGATAAAAACAGGACAGTCCAAGAGGGGCATTTGGCAAGTACATGCATGCCAATGGTTTCTTGTGTGAAACTTGGTCTCTGCAGTATCTCTAAGTCACAGGTGTTAAACCATGTCATCCGTGGACTCAAATTTCAGAGTGAAACATTTCTCCACAGGGGGGTGGATGGAGGAGAGCTACCACGAAGACTCTCCAATGGCCTGGTAGAGATTGGATGGTATCGACCCACTGGAGACACTGCCACAGAAACTTTCCCTGTCCCTGTAGTCATTTCAAACCTACGTGGTGATGCCACTATGCATGAGAAATGTCTCAACCTTCTATGTCAAGCATCTTCAGTGGTGGTTGTTTTCTCTGGAAATCttagggagaaagaaaaacaagttctTGCTTCCTGCAGAGAAATGGCAAGAAAGCTCATACTGATTGATCTTTCTGACgagagtgagaaagaggagAACAGAGTGGTTGGGTTTGTTGGTCAGAACCTTGAAGAGAACATGGGGCTTCCTGAAGGATCAGTGCTGCAAGGGGGAGCTTTGAGTGAGGAGGAACTGGCAAATAAGCTGTGTGACACCTTGAAAGATCTGTTACCAGATCTGTTACCTGTTACAGTTGAGGCAGCAGCAAAATTAGCAGAGGACCTAGGCCTTAATGTGGATGAAGGACCAGTCTGTAAAAATGTAATGGCCACAGTGGATGAAATGCTGAAAGGTTTAGATGAGGGTTCTGCTCAATTTAGGGAGAAGCAGCTTCCTTTGCAGGGGCCCTTATGGAGCAAATTGGCCAAAATTGAAAAAGAGGAGAGCAAGcacaaaaaagaaggaaaagaaatagaCCCCCAActgcaaaaagataaaaaagacattttggcTGAGTTGGGCAGCTACAAAATGACCCCAGTGATGAAGATTTTCACCAATGCGCTTTTCACAACAGATAAAATGGAGAGGACTTATTTTCTATCTTGGATGAAGTTGAGACTTCAGCTAAAGCAaatagaaagacaaaacagtccACAGGCTCTACTCACAAACTtgcagacagaaaatataagtgttgaaaatgaaaacattgaaGACAGTGATAGTTTCTGCACTGATTCATCATTTGATGCAGAGCAAACTGAAGAGCTGCCTGTAAATAATGAATTGCAGGTTTTGGAGCAACACTCTGCCATTGGACAAGAGCTGGAGCATAGTTTGGGGACATCTATAGATCAAGCCACAGAACCACAGTCACAACAAAAAGACCATATTCAGCAGACACATGATCCAGCCATAGAGCAGCAGTCATATATGACATCgaataaaaaagaaattcaagCTGAAGTTACTGGAAAGGGGGTTCATTTTGAAGGACAACTTTCAGATCGAGTAGTTGAGGAACAAAACTGTCACTTGAAGTCTGCTGAAAATGGAGCCCTAAGCTGCCAAGCAAAACAGCACGAGGAACCAGAGTTGGCATTAGCTAAATCAGATGTTATTACTTCTGCCAAACAACTTATGTGCCCAGATGCTTCCTCTGAAGATCGGGTAGTCTCAGTTTCATATCCTTCCGAACCTGATCCATTCTCACTGGGTCTTGAGCACTTTTTACGGGAAATGGGCCTAATTTTTGAGCTAACGCACATCAGCCCTGGAAGTGGTAGCCACAATGTGTTGCGTCTGCCTAGCTTAGCGGCAGACTTGCTTCTCTATGGGATTCCACTTGAATTAATGGATGGAGATGCCGCAAACATCCCCATGCGCTGGCTGAGCTGTGTAATTGCAGAGCTCAAACGCCGCCTACCTCAACAGTGCAGGACCCGAGCGCTGACAAACATTGGAGTGCATCATGCTGGAAACGCTGAGGTTCTTTCTGCATTATTTGGGGTTAAATTCGCTGAAGGACGAAAAAGGTCCACCAGGGGAATATACATGAACGCCCTCTGCCTACCTGATAACCTTAGAAAGGACATGGAGTGTGATTATCTGTTGTTAATTGATGTAGAAGGTCTGGGCCTACTGTCTcaagacaacaaaataaatcCCCAGATCCATGACAACGAGATGGCCACTGTTGCAACAGGATTGAGTGatgttttaatgcaaaacatCTCTCCCCATGGAGGTTCTGATTTTGAAGCCGTCTTTACTGTCATAGTTAATGCTCTCCTACGCATCAGAGAATGTGGCTCTGCGCCCATCTGTGAACTCCTGACCCAGGATGAAAGAATTAACAGTTTATTACAAGCCACACAATTAAGGCGTGTTTCTGAAATGCTCCAGGCTCAGACTGAGAACAAAGCAACTAACAATGGTGATAAGCATTATGCAAAGACCTCAAGCTGTATCACCTGTGTCAGAGGGCCTTGGTCCAGTATTCCCCTCTCTGAGCCATGTGATAAACAGTATAGCAAGGCTGTGTTAAAGCTTAAGCAAAACCTGTTTGGGGCAATTAAGAAGTGTGCAACAAAGTCCAAAGCCTCGAGTCTCTCTGAATTTATAAGCCATCTGTGTGCTGTTTGGGATGCAGTAAAAACAGATTCTTTTGCCATTCGTCTGCAAAATGCTGATATACCTTTAGCATTCTCATTGTTGTGCACAGAGTTTTACCAGTGGGAGGGCAGTTTCGATGAGCACATGGAAAGTTGGCTTATGGCAGCAACACATGAAATCTTTGCCACAAAGGCAAAGGCTTTGGATCATGCAGTCCAAAATGACCTTCTGAGTAAGTTGAAGGATGAAGCCAGAGAGGAGATCAGAACAGAGGTGGACAAACTCAGGTCCAAAGTAGAGGCCTCTTTGACACAGGATGACCTGctcaaaataaacactgaaacattcaAGCCTATCTTAATGAGCAATGTGGATGACCTTCAGGAGCGTAAAACTGAAGAGATAATGCAAAGGCTGGATACAGTCAATGAGAGCCACTGTTCTTCCACACGAGTGAAAAAGTTTAAGACATTACTGGGAAAAGAACAGGAGTCCAAGCTACTTGAACTGGTGGACAACAGCAAGTCAACCAAAGTTCTCCTTCAGGATGCAGAACTAGAAGAAGAGTTTGAGGTTGTTTGGTGTAAGACGTTGTCCGGTCTTGACCTCAGGCCTTCAGAAACAGATGATATTACTACAAGAGTAACAAACATTCTGAAAGACAACTTAATCAGCCGCGGTCtccaaaaacacatgaaaaaactTGAAGTCATTGACCAAAACCAGAAATCAAACTTCCAGATAAATGATGATCACTTTGGATACCGCAACAGATTAAAGCACATGTTTGAAGACAACAACAGGCTCCAGAGATTAGAAGCTCAGCAGGTAGCGTGCACTATcatagaaaaatacaaacagtttgCCGCAGAAAAATCTTGTTTACCAACAGGTTTCTCTGACAGCTATATTACAGAACTGTTAGAAAATGTTGAAAACGCTTTGAAGGAAAAATCTATGGAAATCAGATCAGCCTTTGAGGTGGATCTTAAAGTTTATCTCTGCAGTGCTGCAATACAGGACTTTCAAAAGCAACATGCCAAAGACACAGAGATTTTGAGATGTATCTCTGCAGCCAAGAGTACACACTTAGCAGAGTTTATTTACGAGTTCAGAAAGAAAGACCAGTGTCAGAGGGTAGCCCAATCATTCACCACCACAGTCTTCAAACCTACAGTATTGGACTACATCTACAGACCATTGGGGATGAAAATTTCAAAGGAGGTCCAAGCTAAAGAACAGCAGTTTCAGTCCCCACATACCTTCCACCAAAACCTGCTGGAAGATCTAATCAAGGAAGACTGCTTTGAAAGATTCCTGGAGTACTTACATTCCTATGACAGCTACAGACTGAAGAAAATCCAGGAGACAGTGTTGCCCTACCTCTCTGAATCACTGGATAAATGGAGGCAACAGAGGCTTGGAGAAATTGTTGGAAAAATTGCAGCAGCAGTTAGCCAAGTGGCAGGAAGCACTGGTAGTGTGCTGAGTGATACGAAGCCGCTGCTGGAGAGTGTGTGCCTAACTTTAGAGGGAAATGCAGATGTGGAGGTTAACAGGACCCCTCTGGAGGGACCTCTCTTCAGTATCACCACAGAATGGGATCGCTTTGTCACATGTCTAATGGAGTTACTGGCTGCACTGCGGTTGAACCTAGTTCAAGAGTTCTCCCAAAATTCGGACATCACCCAGCTTCTACAATCCCTTCCAATTCAACCCCAACACTGTCTCTTCAGCAAAGTGAGAGGCTGCGACAAGCAGTGTCCGCTCTGTGGAACCCCCTGTGAGGTGGAGGAAGTGGGGCATGAGGTGCACAGGGCTGTGCTCCATCGGCCCAAAGGTGTACTGCCATTTGACTCCTGTTCTCTGTCCTATATTGGTTTCTCCGAAATCATGACCCAGAGCAACCCAGGCCTGAACAATGATGCACAGAATACAGCTGTAGCACGCGGGGACATTGATTCCTCCTACCTTAACTGGGACCTCTGCCCTGAGGACCCAAACAGCCAGATGTTCAGTCCTTACTGGAGGTAGTGTGTAGTTTTCTAAGACTtgaatataataatatcaatatttatatattactaATAACAGTGAAATGTGTCTGTTAAATAGTGTGCATGTTATATCTCAGTTTAATTATATTATTCCCAAGTGTTCCTGTACGAAATTAGctaaataatatataaacaataattaGCTTCTTTAATTTGCAGGTATGTGTTGGTGAGGTTTAACGAGAAATTTGCAAAGGAATATCAGAAGAAGCCTGCATCAATACCTGAGGAGTGGAGGAAGATCACTCAGGAGGAGGCACTAGACAGTCTGAAAGAGGTCTTCCTCACCAAACACTGGTGATATGCTGAACTGTCCTTTTCTGTGCTGACTTCGATCAatttaatctttctttttcttggtTTATAAGTAGTGTATAGTTATCAGTGATGGTGATGATAATGCTATAGTAATGATTAACAGAACATTATTGAACTGAACCGTTCTTTCAAAATGCTGATTATGATAAATGACCTTAATTTAttggtttatttaaaatgaatactaATGTAGTGGGAGATGCAAATTGCTTCAGATTCAGTCAAATAACTAGAGTACACCCacatttaaagttttgttttacatgcaACCACATATGTTATGACGCCACATTTTCCCTTGAAAGacacaatatttacagtgcTAAAAAAATAGGTTAAGTAACTTTGCAAAATATGTATTACCTCTTTTCTTGCGAAACAAGAACCATGGGATAATGTGCACATATTCACTTTCTTCTACTCACCATCAAACTTTTTATTCTCAGTATTTACTCATTTAATGGCAGCATGCACATGGATCATTGAAATTGATAAGATGACTGCAAATTGAGGGAAAACTCAAATGGTCAAATCCACAAGAGGGCAATGTAGGAAGGAGAAATCCCTGATCATTGCTGAGCAAGATGCTTTGATTTGGTTAATTGCTTACTACTATTATAGTTGTTTACTTATTACAATTTCCTACTTCCTGACCACCAACATTATCATTTCATGTATATTCTTAATAGTTAAATTAAtggattaaaataaattgttttcatgtttatgtaCAAAATCTAGATTAAGTTGTACTGTCTTCCTTTATTTCTCTTATGTCAAAAGagcttcattttttaaaaatataaatcctAGAACCgttatttcatttttccttgttttttattgttttcatccTCTTATAGACAGCAGTTCAGTTCAGAATAGACTAACTGAATGGACAGTTAGTCTATTCTCATAAGACATTGTGACCTAAACTCATTTTTTATGCAAATGATTTAGCAGCGAATGTGAACATCCAACTTCCaagatgtttatgttttttcccGATGTGTGGTTTTGATGAATGCACATAGTATGTGCCAGTCTGCCTTGTAGCCTGAAAACAAAGCCTTACACACAA contains these protein-coding regions:
- the gvin1l2 gene encoding interferon-induced very large GTPase 1, whose amino-acid sequence is MSFKSARRLTSKRKKPPKDNAQVEVLNKLGLETFWTTPLDPASMLDISTWTLENKAPQDPKDLPNAFLQRLWMLSPDARSSCCKPPYDVQNDANKSSEEKVNHVGEESQYAIHPLDLVTAVFMSSNTFLQQEMTMRMVQCQFAVPLVLPNIDPEEPSHFLLWPMRGVLSQWRSHFPDKNRTVQEGHLASTCMPMVSCVKLGLCSISKSQVLNHVIRGLKFQSETFLHRGVDGGELPRRLSNGLVEIGWYRPTGDTATETFPVPVVISNLRGDATMHEKCLNLLCQASSVVVVFSGNLREKEKQVLASCREMARKLILIDLSDESEKEENRVVGFVGQNLEENMGLPEGSVLQGGALSEEELANKLCDTLKDLLPDLLPVTVEAAAKLAEDLGLNVDEGPVCKNVMATVDEMLKGLDEGSAQFREKQLPLQGPLWSKLAKIEKEESKHKKEGKEIDPQLQKDKKDILAELGSYKMTPVMKIFTNALFTTDKMERTYFLSWMKLRLQLKQIERQNSPQALLTNLQTENISVENENIEDSDSFCTDSSFDAEQTEELPVNNELQVLEQHSAIGQELEHTKQHEEPELALAKSDVITSAKQLMCPDASSEDRVVSVSYPSEPDPFSLGLEHFLREMGLIFELTHISPGSGSHNVLRLPSLAADLLLYGIPLELMDGDAANIPMRWLSCVIAELKRRLPQQCRTRALTNIGVHHAGNAEVLSALFGVKFAEGRKRSTRGIYMNALCLPDNLRKDMECDYLLLIDVEGLGLLSQDNKINPQIHDNEMATVATGLSDVLMQNISPHGGSDFEAVFTVIVNALLRIRECGSAPICELLTQDERINSLLQATQLRRVSEMLQAQTENKATNNGDKHYAKTSSCITCVRGPWSSIPLSEPCDKQYSKAVLKLKQNLFGAIKKCATKSKASSLSEFISHLCAVWDAVKTDSFAIRLQNADIPLAFSLLCTEFYQWEGSFDEHMESWLMAATHEIFATKAKALDHAVQNDLLSKLKDEAREEIRTEVDKLRSKVEASLTQDDLLKINTETFKPILMSNVDDLQERKTEEIMQRLDTVNESHCSSTRVKKFKTLLGKEQESKLLELVDNSKSTKVLLQDAELEEEFEVVWCKTLSGLDLRPSETDDITTRVTNILKDNLISRGLQKHMKKLEVIDQNQKSNFQINDDHFGYRNRLKHMFEDNNRLQRLEAQQVACTIIEKYKQFAAEKSCLPTGFSDSYITELLENVENALKEKSMEIRSAFEVDLKVYLCSAAIQDFQKQHAKDTEILRCISAAKSTHLAEFIYEFRKKDQCQRVAQSFTTTVFKPTVLDYIYRPLGMKISKEVQAKEQQFQSPHTFHQNLLEDLIKEDCFERFLEYLHSYDSYRLKKIQETVLPYLSESLDKWRQQRLGEIVGKIAAAVSQVAGSTGSVLSDTKPLLESVCLTLEGNADVEVNRTPLEGPLFSITTEWDRFVTCLMELLAALRLNLVQEFSQNSDITQLLQSLPIQPQHCLFSKVRGCDKQCPLCGTPCEVEEVGHEVHRAVLHRPKGVLPFDSCSLSYIGFSEIMTQSNPGLNNDAQNTAVARGDIDSSYLNWDLCPEDPNSQMFSPYWRYVLVRFNEKFAKEYQKKPASIPEEWRKITQEEALDSLKEVFLTKHW